A DNA window from Mucilaginibacter xinganensis contains the following coding sequences:
- a CDS encoding alpha/beta hydrolase — translation MTRSHNLLMLVLLLCPFLLQAQTGKVYDNLLVSSKILKSDRKYAVYLPPGYETSDRSYPILYLLHGSGDDQTGWVQFGEVLNITDKAIADGTATPMIIVMPDANTGRRGYFNDIKGDWNYEDFFFKELVPFVEKKYRVKSDKRFRAIAGLSMGGGGSFMYALHHPEMFSSACPLSASVGPLTLDDARTSITKNNPGIADSLIVNYYNRHSAIALINNMPDSQKKAVRWYIDDGDDDFLYEGNCLVHIAMRKKEIPHEFRIRDGAHTWTYWRASLPNVLEFVSQAFHQY, via the coding sequence ATGACAAGATCCCACAACCTGCTCATGCTGGTATTGCTGCTTTGCCCGTTCCTGTTACAGGCGCAAACAGGCAAGGTGTATGATAACCTTTTGGTATCCAGTAAAATATTAAAAAGCGACCGTAAATATGCTGTTTACCTGCCACCGGGCTATGAAACCTCTGATCGCAGTTACCCCATCCTTTACCTGCTGCACGGCAGTGGCGACGATCAAACCGGCTGGGTACAGTTTGGCGAAGTGCTGAATATTACCGATAAAGCCATTGCCGATGGTACCGCCACCCCGATGATAATTGTTATGCCCGATGCCAATACCGGCCGCCGCGGCTATTTTAACGATATTAAAGGCGACTGGAACTACGAGGATTTCTTTTTTAAGGAACTGGTGCCCTTTGTTGAAAAGAAATACCGTGTAAAAAGTGATAAACGTTTCCGGGCTATCGCCGGTTTATCAATGGGCGGCGGCGGCAGCTTTATGTATGCCCTGCATCACCCCGAAATGTTTTCTTCGGCCTGCCCGCTCAGCGCATCAGTGGGGCCGCTTACTTTGGACGATGCAAGAACCTCCATCACTAAAAACAATCCCGGTATTGCCGATTCGCTGATTGTGAATTATTACAACCGGCATAGCGCCATTGCGTTGATAAACAATATGCCCGACAGCCAGAAAAAAGCCGTTCGCTGGTATATTGACGATGGCGACGACGACTTTTTGTACGAGGGGAACTGCCTGGTGCACATCGCTATGCGCAAAAAAGAGATCCCGCATGAGTTTCGCATCCGTGATGGCGCACACACCTGGACGTACTGGCGCGCATCCTTACCAAACGTGCTGGAGTTTGTATCGCAGGCCTTTCATCAGTATTAA
- a CDS encoding MBL fold metallo-hydrolase: MERRQFLRNTALTAGSLALSGRSFATMLADPAYQFKPLRNNVGMFAEQGGTIAWLMNKEGIVVVDAEFPDPAKHLIAELKKQSDLPFEWLINTHHHGDHTGGNISFKGIVKNVAAHANSLANQKAVAIKNNKEDQQLYPDTTFTDTWKVTVGDEQITAHYFGTGHTNGDAMIHFEHANIVHTGDLVFNRRYPFVDNSAGASVKHWPMALEQATKKFDKNTLFVFGHAFDPQKVTGTMEDVKLMQDFLEKLEAYVAGAIKAGKTKDEILQATSIPGVTEWQGDGIQRGIQAAYEELQG; the protein is encoded by the coding sequence ATGGAACGCCGTCAATTTTTAAGAAACACCGCATTAACAGCAGGCTCGCTTGCATTATCCGGAAGAAGCTTTGCAACCATGCTGGCCGACCCCGCTTACCAGTTTAAACCGCTGCGCAATAACGTAGGTATGTTTGCCGAACAGGGCGGTACCATTGCCTGGCTAATGAACAAAGAAGGTATTGTAGTGGTGGATGCGGAATTTCCTGATCCCGCAAAGCACCTGATAGCCGAACTTAAAAAACAGTCTGACCTGCCCTTTGAGTGGCTGATAAATACCCATCACCACGGCGACCATACCGGTGGTAATATCTCATTTAAGGGCATCGTGAAAAATGTAGCGGCACATGCCAATTCACTGGCTAATCAAAAAGCGGTGGCTATAAAAAACAATAAGGAAGATCAGCAGCTGTACCCCGATACCACCTTTACCGATACCTGGAAAGTTACGGTAGGGGATGAGCAAATTACGGCACATTACTTTGGCACCGGCCATACCAACGGCGATGCCATGATCCATTTTGAGCACGCCAATATTGTACATACCGGCGACCTGGTGTTTAACCGCCGCTACCCGTTTGTTGACAACAGCGCAGGGGCATCTGTAAAGCACTGGCCAATGGCTTTGGAGCAGGCAACAAAAAAGTTTGATAAGAATACCCTGTTTGTATTCGGCCATGCGTTTGACCCGCAAAAAGTAACAGGTACTATGGAAGATGTGAAACTGATGCAGGATTTCCTGGAAAAACTGGAAGCCTATGTTGCAGGCGCTATTAAAGCCGGTAAAACAAAGGACGAGATCTTGCAGGCTACTTCTATCCCCGGCGTAACCGAATGGCAGGGCGATGGCATTCAGCGCGGTATCCAGGCGGCGTATGAAGAATTGCAGGGCTAA
- a CDS encoding alkaline phosphatase family protein — protein sequence MNKVKWFLMPLLVISISGFSQSRVKKALFIIADGIPADVIEKLNTPNLKAIAAQGQYLRAYVGGEKGGYSQTPTISANGYNSLLTSTWVNKHNVWGNDIKAPNYNYWTIFRMVKNADPAKKTALFSSWTDNRTKLVGEGPVTGSYKIDYAYDGYELDTVKFPHDKADNYMHLIDEQVVNAAAACVKANGPDLSWVYLEYTDDMGHRYGDSPQYYDAVEKMDNQVGRIWKAIQYRQKHFNEDWVIFITTDHGRSELNGKDHGGQSARQRNTWMVTSYHPLNNYAQYYTPGVIDITPSIAKFMNIKVPAEQLREADGISLIGTVSVAVPQATYVQGNIDVSWKALDQKGNAKIWVAATNNYKDGKPDDYKLMAEVPVSAGHALVSVKDLPSGFYKVCIEAPGNTVNRWVIVEGKTK from the coding sequence ATGAATAAAGTAAAATGGTTCTTAATGCCATTATTAGTGATCAGCATTAGCGGGTTTTCGCAGAGCAGGGTAAAAAAAGCCTTGTTTATAATAGCCGACGGCATCCCTGCGGATGTGATTGAAAAATTAAACACCCCAAATTTGAAAGCCATAGCAGCACAAGGGCAATATCTTCGTGCTTACGTGGGTGGCGAAAAAGGCGGTTACTCGCAAACGCCCACGATATCAGCCAACGGCTATAACAGTTTGCTGACCAGCACCTGGGTTAACAAGCACAACGTTTGGGGTAACGATATAAAAGCACCGAACTATAATTACTGGACCATATTCCGCATGGTAAAAAATGCTGATCCGGCTAAAAAGACCGCCCTGTTTTCCAGCTGGACCGATAACCGCACCAAACTGGTTGGCGAGGGGCCTGTAACAGGAAGCTATAAAATTGATTATGCCTATGATGGTTATGAACTGGACACGGTGAAATTTCCGCATGACAAAGCCGATAATTACATGCACCTGATAGATGAGCAGGTGGTTAACGCTGCTGCTGCCTGTGTAAAAGCCAATGGGCCTGATCTGAGCTGGGTTTACCTGGAATATACCGATGACATGGGCCACAGGTATGGCGACAGTCCGCAATACTACGATGCCGTTGAGAAAATGGATAACCAGGTGGGCCGCATTTGGAAGGCCATTCAATACCGCCAAAAACACTTTAACGAGGACTGGGTAATATTTATAACCACCGATCATGGCCGCAGCGAGCTAAACGGGAAAGACCACGGCGGGCAATCTGCCAGGCAGCGCAATACCTGGATGGTGACCAGCTATCATCCGCTTAACAACTACGCGCAGTACTACACCCCGGGCGTTATTGACATTACGCCTTCCATCGCAAAATTTATGAACATTAAAGTTCCGGCTGAGCAATTGCGCGAGGCAGATGGTATCTCGCTTATCGGCACAGTTTCGGTAGCCGTTCCGCAGGCAACTTACGTACAGGGCAATATAGATGTATCATGGAAGGCCCTGGATCAAAAAGGGAATGCGAAGATTTGGGTAGCTGCCACCAATAATTACAAAGACGGTAAGCCTGATGACTATAAGTTGATGGCGGAGGTGCCTGTAAGTGCCGGGCACGCTTTAGTTTCTGTTAAAGATTTGCCTTCAGGCTTTTATAAGGTTTGTATTGAAGCACCCGGAAATACCGTAAACCGGTGGGTTATTGTTGAAGGTAAAACCAAATAA
- a CDS encoding efflux transporter outer membrane subunit: MKRTYLKYTFLTFALLSTALSCKITKTYRQPDLNTTDLYRNQQTTDTTSIAALPWEKMFADTVLKSLIHEGLYNNLNLKIAVQKIYEAQAALGQSKAALLPSLSANANATRSKQSAASLNYPAGIAINTLTTSYQLGLSSSWEADIWGKLTSAKRAAFNTLLQTDAAKRAVQTQLIADIANNYYTLLALDKQLEITSLTLKNRIKDVETMKSLKEGAVVNGAAVVQSEANRYAAEVAIPDIKRSIRETENAIDILVGRPPGPLNRLKLDAQKQTDSLQTGIPSQLLKNRPDVQQAEYAFRSAFENTNAAHTYFYPSLTITASGGWSNLQLKDFFVGSIFYNLAAGLTQPIFNQGINKARLKTAQAQQMEALYNFQQSLLVAGQEVSNALYAYQTAAEKGDARSKQIAALTKAVDYTQELLRYSSATNYTDVLTSEQNLLSAQLDGVNDRLQQLQAVVNLYRALGGGWK; this comes from the coding sequence ATGAAAAGGACCTATTTAAAATATACTTTTTTAACGTTCGCTTTGTTAAGCACAGCGCTTTCCTGTAAGATAACCAAAACTTACCGGCAGCCTGATTTAAACACAACGGACCTTTATCGCAACCAGCAAACAACTGATACCACAAGTATTGCAGCCCTGCCATGGGAAAAAATGTTTGCCGATACAGTTTTAAAATCCCTGATTCACGAAGGGCTTTACAATAACCTGAACTTAAAGATAGCGGTACAAAAAATTTACGAAGCACAGGCCGCATTGGGCCAAAGCAAAGCAGCGCTATTGCCCAGCCTTAGTGCCAACGCCAATGCTACCCGCTCAAAGCAATCCGCAGCCAGCTTAAATTACCCGGCGGGCATCGCCATTAACACGCTTACCACATCGTACCAATTGGGCCTGAGTTCCTCATGGGAGGCTGACATCTGGGGGAAACTGACCAGCGCAAAACGAGCGGCATTTAACACCCTGCTGCAAACTGATGCTGCTAAAAGAGCGGTACAAACGCAGCTGATCGCTGATATTGCCAACAATTACTACACCCTGCTGGCCCTTGATAAGCAACTTGAAATAACCAGCCTTACCCTGAAGAACAGGATAAAGGATGTTGAGACCATGAAATCGCTTAAAGAAGGTGCGGTAGTTAACGGTGCCGCTGTAGTACAAAGCGAGGCAAACCGCTATGCTGCCGAAGTAGCCATCCCCGATATTAAAAGAAGCATCCGCGAAACAGAGAATGCTATTGATATTTTAGTTGGCCGCCCGCCGGGCCCGTTAAACAGGCTGAAACTGGATGCACAAAAGCAAACCGACAGCCTGCAAACCGGCATCCCGTCGCAATTATTAAAAAACAGGCCCGATGTACAGCAGGCGGAATACGCTTTCAGGAGCGCCTTTGAAAATACCAATGCAGCGCACACGTATTTTTATCCTTCGTTAACCATTACTGCCAGCGGAGGCTGGTCAAACCTGCAGCTGAAAGACTTTTTTGTTGGTTCGATATTTTATAACCTGGCAGCGGGTTTAACCCAGCCCATTTTTAACCAGGGCATTAATAAGGCACGTTTAAAAACAGCGCAGGCACAGCAAATGGAAGCCCTTTACAATTTTCAGCAAAGTTTATTGGTTGCTGGCCAGGAGGTTTCAAACGCGCTGTATGCCTACCAAACCGCTGCTGAAAAAGGCGATGCCCGCAGCAAACAAATTGCAGCTTTAACAAAGGCTGTTGATTATACCCAGGAACTATTGCGCTACAGCTCTGCCACAAATTATACTGATGTATTAACCTCTGAACAAAACCTGCTGTCGGCCCAATTAGATGGTGTTAATGACAGGTTACAGCAGTTACAGGCTGTGGTAAATTTGTACAGGGCGCTGGGAGGCGGCTGGAAATAG
- a CDS encoding efflux RND transporter permease subunit: protein MLKKFIERPVLSTVISVLLVILGVIGLINLPISQYPDIAPPTVVVSANYSGANADVVLKSVIVPLEEQINGVENMTYMTSSAGNDGSAQITIFFKVGTNPDLAAVNVQNRVSRAVSLLPQVVTQAGVTVAKSQNSNLLIFSLYSENKDYDDTFLQNYCQINLVPAIQRVNGVGNTQIFTQKDYSMRIWLKPDVMASYSLVPDDITNALNEQNIEAAPGKFGENSNESFQYVIKYTGRLKTAEEFGNIIIKSQGKGQLLHLKDVARIELGALDYSADLKTNGLPSIGVGITQASGSNARDVINNTKKILETAAESFPKGIKLTYLVDANEYLNASIEKVISTLIEAFILVFIVVFVFLQDFRSTLIPAIAVPVAIVGTFFFLNLFGFTINLLTLFAMVLAIGIVVDDAIVVVEAVHAKLDKGYKSARKASVDAMKEISGAIISITLVMSAVFLPVTFISGSTGVFYKQFGITLAVAILLSAVNALTLSPALCAIFLKPHNEQHQKKRFFNWFYTRFDKAFDTVTKKYERSVRWLAAKKWIVVAAIVIFAVSLTFLIKTTPSSFVPSEDQGTIFVSVSLPPASGMQRTSAITKHIDSVAHTFPSVINTLQIIGFSFTAGSGSAYSMDIIKLKPWGQRKNDNIQNVIKQLYAKIGGIHGASIFIFSPPTIQGFGSGNGFSFELQDKGGHSSAEIYKVSTDFLDALNKRKEIQNANTPFNPNFPQYQVDVNVAKCKDAGIEVTSIINTLQGYYGGLYASNFNQFGKQYRVMVQADYSYRNNPEGLNKIFVRNSAGTMAPITEFITLTKVFGPESISRFNLFTAIAIQGQPGAGYSSGDAIAAIKAVAVEKLPAGYGYEFSGLTREEISSGTQSVYIFLLCLVFVYFLLSAQYESYILPFAVLLSLPIGLTGTYLFARIAGIDSNIYVQISLIMLIGLLSKNAILIVEFALERRRGGMPILQAAIEGAEARLRPILMTSFAFIFGIMPLMFSTGAGAIGNRSIGTGAVGGMFIGTLLGVFAIPVLFMIFQQLQEKLSGPRHLRNLEDEEDDDAVIPAK from the coding sequence ATGTTAAAAAAATTCATAGAACGCCCTGTACTCTCAACGGTTATTTCGGTATTGCTGGTTATACTGGGGGTGATAGGATTAATAAACCTACCGATTTCGCAATACCCGGATATAGCGCCGCCAACAGTAGTGGTATCTGCAAATTATAGCGGCGCCAATGCCGATGTGGTACTTAAAAGCGTAATTGTGCCGCTTGAAGAACAGATCAACGGTGTGGAGAACATGACCTACATGACCTCAAGTGCGGGCAACGATGGGTCAGCACAAATAACCATATTCTTTAAAGTAGGTACCAACCCCGACCTTGCAGCTGTAAACGTTCAAAACCGGGTATCGCGGGCTGTAAGCCTTTTGCCGCAGGTGGTTACACAGGCAGGGGTTACAGTTGCCAAAAGCCAGAACAGCAACCTGCTCATCTTCTCGTTATACAGCGAGAACAAAGATTATGACGATACTTTTTTGCAGAATTATTGCCAGATTAACCTGGTGCCTGCAATACAGCGGGTTAACGGCGTAGGTAACACGCAAATTTTTACACAGAAAGATTATTCTATGCGCATTTGGCTGAAGCCTGATGTGATGGCCAGCTACAGCCTGGTACCGGATGATATTACCAATGCGTTAAACGAGCAGAATATTGAGGCAGCCCCGGGTAAATTTGGTGAAAACAGCAATGAATCTTTTCAATATGTAATTAAATATACCGGCCGCCTTAAAACCGCCGAAGAATTTGGAAACATCATTATCAAATCACAGGGCAAAGGTCAACTGCTGCACTTAAAGGATGTTGCCCGAATTGAGCTGGGTGCACTGGATTATTCTGCTGATCTAAAGACAAACGGACTACCTTCAATAGGTGTTGGTATTACCCAGGCATCAGGCTCAAATGCCCGCGATGTGATCAACAATACAAAAAAGATCCTTGAAACAGCAGCAGAGTCGTTCCCTAAAGGTATCAAGCTTACTTACCTGGTTGACGCCAATGAGTACCTTAACGCCTCTATCGAGAAAGTGATCAGCACACTTATTGAGGCGTTTATCCTGGTATTTATCGTTGTGTTTGTTTTCCTGCAGGATTTCCGGTCCACACTAATCCCGGCCATTGCCGTTCCGGTTGCTATTGTAGGTACGTTCTTCTTCTTAAACCTGTTCGGCTTTACCATTAACCTGCTTACCTTATTTGCCATGGTTTTGGCTATCGGCATTGTGGTGGATGATGCCATTGTGGTGGTGGAGGCCGTGCATGCCAAGCTGGACAAAGGCTATAAATCGGCCCGCAAAGCATCGGTTGACGCGATGAAGGAGATTTCGGGCGCTATCATCTCTATTACGCTGGTAATGTCGGCAGTATTTTTACCGGTAACTTTTATCTCCGGTTCAACGGGTGTATTTTACAAACAATTTGGCATTACGCTGGCTGTGGCCATTTTACTTTCGGCAGTAAACGCGTTAACACTGAGCCCGGCCTTGTGCGCAATTTTCCTGAAGCCGCATAACGAGCAACATCAAAAAAAGCGGTTCTTTAACTGGTTCTATACCCGGTTTGATAAAGCTTTTGACACGGTAACAAAAAAATATGAACGCTCGGTACGTTGGCTGGCAGCAAAAAAATGGATAGTGGTAGCCGCCATTGTAATATTTGCCGTATCGCTTACCTTTCTTATAAAAACAACGCCTTCCAGCTTTGTACCCAGCGAGGACCAGGGGACCATTTTTGTAAGTGTAAGCCTTCCGCCGGCATCCGGTATGCAGCGTACCAGCGCCATAACCAAACATATTGACAGTGTTGCGCACACATTTCCATCGGTAATCAACACCTTACAGATCATCGGCTTTAGCTTTACTGCCGGAAGCGGAAGCGCCTACAGTATGGATATCATCAAGCTAAAACCATGGGGCCAACGCAAAAATGATAACATTCAAAACGTGATCAAACAGCTTTATGCTAAAATTGGCGGCATTCATGGGGCCAGCATCTTTATCTTCTCACCGCCAACCATCCAGGGTTTCGGATCGGGTAACGGCTTTTCGTTCGAGTTGCAGGATAAAGGCGGCCACTCCTCTGCCGAAATATACAAGGTTAGCACCGACTTTTTGGATGCACTGAACAAACGCAAGGAAATTCAAAATGCCAATACGCCGTTTAACCCCAACTTCCCGCAATACCAGGTTGATGTTAACGTGGCAAAGTGTAAAGACGCGGGTATTGAAGTAACCTCCATTATCAATACTTTACAAGGTTACTATGGCGGTTTGTATGCTTCAAACTTTAACCAGTTTGGTAAACAGTACCGGGTAATGGTGCAGGCAGACTATTCCTACCGCAACAACCCCGAAGGCCTTAACAAAATATTTGTGCGCAACAGCGCCGGCACTATGGCGCCTATAACGGAGTTTATAACGCTGACCAAGGTATTCGGCCCCGAATCTATTTCCCGCTTTAATTTGTTTACCGCCATAGCCATACAGGGACAACCCGGTGCAGGTTACAGTTCGGGCGATGCCATTGCGGCCATTAAAGCGGTAGCAGTGGAGAAACTGCCTGCCGGTTATGGTTATGAATTTTCGGGCCTTACAAGGGAGGAGATTTCAAGCGGTACCCAATCGGTTTACATCTTCCTGCTTTGCCTGGTGTTTGTTTACTTTTTATTAAGTGCACAATATGAAAGTTATATTTTACCGTTTGCGGTATTGCTTTCGCTGCCGATAGGTTTAACAGGTACCTACCTGTTTGCACGGATAGCAGGGATCGACAGTAATATTTACGTGCAGATCTCCCTCATTATGCTCATTGGCTTGTTGTCAAAAAATGCCATCCTGATAGTAGAGTTTGCGCTTGAACGCAGGCGAGGTGGCATGCCAATTTTGCAAGCCGCAATTGAGGGTGCCGAAGCGCGTTTAAGGCCGATATTGATGACGTCGTTTGCATTCATCTTCGGCATCATGCCTTTAATGTTCTCAACCGGCGCCGGCGCCATCGGTAACCGTTCAATTGGTACAGGTGCTGTAGGCGGTATGTTTATAGGCACTTTACTTGGTGTGTTTGCCATCCCTGTATTGTTTATGATTTTCCAGCAGCTGCAGGAAAAGTTAAGCGGACCGCGCCATTTGCGGAATTTGGAAGATGAAGAGGACGATGATGCTGTAATACCGGCTAAATAA
- a CDS encoding efflux RND transporter periplasmic adaptor subunit, whose amino-acid sequence MNTIKSLHNSSKSPSFNQLLKTALLALPALLMLFSCGNKDKQIGDQGAAQIASYKVLTLKHRQATIHSDYPASIQGLQDIEIRPKVDGFVEAIYVDEGSIVKKGQLLFKIKAPQYEQDVRTAEAGIKTAQADVNTANLQVNKVKPLVEKDIISHYELESAQYALQTKQAALAQAKAALVNAKVNLGYTSITSPVNGVIGSLPYKLGSLVSSTTTDPLTTVYNTSTVYAYFAMNEKKLLDFSRDSTGGKSIKSKLSALPEVSLILSDGTTYGHAGKVETVNGLINTNTGSANFRAAFDNPRGLLRSGGSATIRIPNVVKSALLVPQSITYELQDKRFVYVVDAQNKIKNVAITIMENTPGQFYIVTGGIKSGDRVIAESANNLKDGTEIKPVEVNDDIVYKDLK is encoded by the coding sequence ATGAATACTATTAAAAGTTTACACAATTCTTCAAAAAGCCCTTCTTTTAATCAATTGCTAAAAACAGCTTTATTGGCTTTGCCCGCCTTGCTGATGTTATTTTCATGTGGCAATAAGGATAAACAGATTGGCGACCAGGGCGCGGCACAAATAGCAAGCTACAAGGTGCTCACGCTAAAACACCGGCAGGCCACTATTCATTCTGATTACCCGGCCAGCATACAGGGACTTCAAGATATTGAGATCCGCCCTAAGGTTGACGGCTTTGTGGAAGCCATTTATGTTGATGAAGGCTCAATCGTAAAAAAAGGTCAGCTGCTGTTTAAAATAAAGGCCCCGCAATATGAGCAGGATGTGCGCACTGCCGAAGCCGGTATTAAAACTGCCCAGGCCGACGTGAATACTGCCAATCTGCAAGTTAATAAAGTTAAGCCGCTGGTTGAAAAAGACATCATCAGCCACTATGAACTTGAATCGGCGCAATATGCTTTGCAAACCAAACAGGCGGCGCTGGCCCAGGCAAAAGCTGCACTGGTTAATGCCAAAGTAAACCTTGGATATACATCCATTACCAGCCCCGTTAATGGCGTTATAGGCTCATTACCCTACAAATTGGGCAGCCTGGTAAGCAGCACTACTACCGATCCGCTCACAACTGTTTACAACACTTCAACCGTATATGCTTATTTCGCTATGAACGAAAAAAAACTGCTTGATTTCAGCAGGGACAGCACTGGTGGCAAATCCATCAAGTCTAAATTAAGTGCATTGCCGGAGGTTTCGCTTATCCTGTCTGACGGTACAACTTATGGACATGCGGGAAAAGTAGAAACAGTTAACGGACTTATAAATACAAATACCGGTTCTGCAAATTTCAGGGCAGCATTTGATAACCCAAGGGGATTGCTTCGCAGCGGCGGTAGCGCTACTATCAGAATACCCAACGTGGTTAAATCAGCACTTTTGGTTCCTCAAAGCATCACCTATGAGTTACAGGACAAACGCTTTGTTTACGTAGTTGACGCACAAAACAAGATCAAGAACGTAGCGATAACAATCATGGAAAATACCCCCGGTCAGTTTTACATAGTTACAGGCGGTATTAAAAGCGGCGACAGGGTTATTGCCGAAAGCGCAAATAACTTAAAGGATGGCACAGAAATTAAGCCTGTAGAAGTTAATGACGATATTGTTTACAAGGATTTAAAATAA
- a CDS encoding LytR/AlgR family response regulator transcription factor: MIINCIAVDDEPLALGLVCSFIEQTPFLNLVGRYSSAVEALRAIHAQKVDVLFLDIQMPDLNGIELARVLDNSKTNKPRIIFTTAYNQFALEGYRVDALDYLLKPFNYEEFLHAAHKALAYAQLVEKSNAAPVATVAASAAPEERIEDEYLFLKVEYQLVRLALNDILYIEGLKDYVKVWLQSAEKPILSLTSLKSLEEKLPAKRFMRVHRSFIVSLDKINSITRNALQIGKINITVGDQYKEAFGQFLSKWV, encoded by the coding sequence ATGATTATTAACTGCATAGCTGTTGACGACGAACCACTGGCACTTGGCCTGGTATGTTCATTTATTGAGCAAACACCATTTTTAAACCTGGTTGGCCGTTATTCCAGCGCAGTAGAAGCGTTAAGAGCTATCCATGCGCAAAAAGTGGATGTGCTGTTCTTAGATATCCAGATGCCCGACCTAAATGGAATTGAACTGGCCAGGGTACTTGATAACAGCAAAACCAACAAACCCCGCATAATTTTCACCACGGCATATAACCAGTTTGCACTTGAAGGTTACCGCGTGGATGCACTAGACTACCTGCTTAAGCCATTTAATTATGAAGAATTTTTGCATGCCGCCCACAAGGCTTTAGCCTATGCACAACTGGTTGAAAAATCAAACGCCGCCCCGGTTGCAACAGTTGCTGCCAGTGCCGCGCCCGAGGAACGGATAGAAGATGAGTACCTGTTTTTAAAAGTGGAGTACCAGCTGGTGCGCCTTGCACTTAATGACATTCTATATATTGAAGGATTAAAAGACTATGTAAAAGTATGGCTCCAAAGCGCAGAAAAACCTATCTTATCACTCACCAGCCTTAAATCGCTGGAAGAAAAACTACCTGCCAAACGCTTTATGCGCGTACACCGCTCATTCATCGTTTCGCTGGATAAGATCAATTCCATTACCCGTAATGCACTCCAGATCGGCAAGATCAACATTACCGTTGGCGATCAGTATAAGGAAGCATTCGGCCAGTTCCTGAGCAAATGGGTTTAA
- a CDS encoding sensor histidine kinase, whose translation MIIQKSKSKLITVIIHILIWGVFGLMYFFQPLSWSITVPYQLWIKQSIILGVMVMAFYLNSFVLVPRFLLKNRSSIYFLVVVGIVAAIVLLNIYADDWLNIRQLMDAAFHKKGPPRHRGGRDHSWDFAIIATSALVLGISTSITTIQKWQKDRQVHQELEQDRISSELSFLKAQINPHFFFNTLNNIYALTHVNADISRKAIHQLSRMMRYVLYDTQNSTTLLSQEIAFIKDYISLMELRLTDVVKIEFSAPAALKDTAIAPMIFLPFIENAFKHGVSATQPSHISITVSQNDSSVELTVVNTVIKEQNNNLEEGSGIGLNNTRRRLDLLYPGKHTLVINESKAENIYFVHLTLDLS comes from the coding sequence ATGATTATACAAAAATCAAAAAGTAAACTAATAACCGTAATCATCCATATTTTAATTTGGGGGGTATTCGGGTTGATGTATTTTTTTCAGCCTTTGTCGTGGAGTATTACGGTACCATACCAATTGTGGATAAAGCAAAGCATTATTTTAGGTGTAATGGTAATGGCCTTTTATCTAAACTCGTTTGTGCTGGTACCGCGATTTTTACTAAAAAACCGCAGCAGCATTTATTTCCTGGTTGTGGTGGGTATTGTTGCCGCTATTGTACTATTGAATATTTATGCAGATGACTGGCTTAATATCCGCCAGCTAATGGATGCGGCATTCCATAAAAAAGGCCCGCCGAGACATCGCGGCGGCCGCGATCACAGCTGGGACTTTGCCATTATTGCCACCAGCGCATTGGTTTTGGGAATAAGCACCAGCATCACTACTATTCAGAAATGGCAAAAGGACAGGCAGGTACACCAGGAATTAGAGCAGGACAGGATAAGTTCCGAACTATCATTCCTTAAAGCGCAGATCAACCCGCACTTCTTTTTTAATACCCTGAATAATATTTATGCGTTAACCCACGTAAATGCTGATATATCGCGCAAGGCTATCCATCAACTATCGCGAATGATGCGTTATGTGTTGTATGACACCCAGAACAGCACCACCCTGCTGAGCCAGGAAATTGCCTTTATAAAAGATTATATCAGCCTGATGGAACTGCGCCTGACGGATGTGGTTAAGATTGAATTTTCGGCACCTGCGGCACTTAAAGATACGGCCATTGCCCCCATGATATTTTTACCATTTATTGAAAATGCCTTTAAACATGGCGTTAGCGCTACCCAGCCCAGCCATATCAGTATTACGGTAAGCCAAAACGATTCGTCGGTTGAATTAACCGTAGTAAATACTGTAATTAAGGAACAAAATAATAACTTAGAGGAAGGCAGCGGCATTGGCCTTAACAATACCAGGAGACGCCTGGACCTGCTATATCCCGGTAAACATACCCTGGTTATAAACGAAAGTAAAGCTGAAAATATTTATTTTGTACACTTAACGCTCGATCTGTCATGA